A genomic segment from Carassius auratus strain Wakin chromosome 25, ASM336829v1, whole genome shotgun sequence encodes:
- the LOC113043117 gene encoding uncharacterized protein LOC113043117 — MRSNFTNVWGQVNSTWQDTLEVAFVAANCLVLLVTLHVGFLANLFVAWAVHHQKSLQTSNNALLVNLAVIDLLRCAVDCPLLLSVVLSARDARDLGDLFCSAQIASFSLICCVQLLTLACISAERYQAIAHPFKNAERRKRITAWIALTWLLPVSTSVMCVVFAKDSPVYVRCRGLRVDTLDSYDTFGVYILTPTWCVCLTLIIGFYGRIFFIVRAHGRKIFDKGSLPPPNKKKDDTEHNKEEKADIKNDAEKQQTFDSDNFKPNQNESHEENPLDLPPTSEELTTSFGKESLDINKPDLANEIPRETKVTFIDELSNEAPQVQEVLVEPNDHQPTSEESSSLTNEEDEEGGVVPNVQHDVPAERSQSSVKGEDADQLDHTLETFPPPASEEYGTVKSSPSQDTTEETSPASGNGDQCADKQSVPQETAAETSPASTGEATAAPQEEREEEVAGAVCMMPSLAQRERGNAKKESKLAKRSGYIIFTFLIFWIPLIATVVLNHFFHQNDNLTVEVFRELEVLTVSLVCMTSLTNPIIYAAVNPQFRTEFHNLKTKWKAFFTYS; from the exons ATGAGAAGTAATTTCACCAATGTTTGGGGACAAGTGAACAGCACATGGCAAGACACTCTAGAAGTTGCGTTTGTAGCTGCCAATTGTCTGGTTTTGCTGGTCACTTTGCACGTTGGATTTCTCGCAAACTTGTTCGTGGCGTGGGCCGTGCACCACCAGAAGTCGCTCCAGACGTCCAACAACGCTCTCCTGGTGAATCTGGCCGTTATTGACCTCTTGCGATGCGCTGTTGATTGTCCATTGCTTCTCAGTGTCGTTTTGAGCGCTCGCGACGCGCGAGACCTCGGCGATCTGTTCTGCAGCGCGCAGATCGCGTCGTTTTCTCTCATCTGTTGCGTGCAGTTGCTCACGCTGGCGTGCATCAGCGCCGAGCGATATCAAGCCATTGCACATCCGTTTAAAAATGCCGAGCGCAGAAAACGGATAACGGCGTGGATAGCGTTGACATGGCTGCTTCCCGTCTCCACATCGGTAATGTGCGTGGTTTTCGCGAAAGACTCGCCGGTGTACGTCAGATGCAGAGGTTTGCGCGTGGACACGTTAGACTCGTATGACACGTTTGGAGTTTACATTTTGACTCCCACCTGGTGCGTTTGTTTGACGCTCATCATTGGATTCTACGGCCGTATTTTCTTTATAGTCAGAGCGCACGGTCGGAAAATCTTTGATAAGGGGTCGCTTCCACCACCAAATAAGAAGAAAGATGATACAGAGCACAACAAAGAAGAAAAGGCTGATATAAAAAATGATGCAGAAAAACAACAAACCTTCGATAGTGACAATTTTAAACCGAATCAAAATGAGTCACATGAAGAGAATCCACTGGATTTGCCTCCAACATCTGAGGAACTTACCACATCATTTGGGAAGGAGTCCTTGGATATAAACAAACCAGATCTTGCCAATGAAATACCCAGAGAAACCAAAGTCACCTTTATAGATGAACTTTCCAACGAAGCACCACAGGTTCAAGAAGTTCTTGTGGAGCCAAACGACCACCAACCTACTTCTGAAGAAAGTTCTTCATTAACTAATGAAGAAGACGAGGAGGGTGGTGTGGTACCAAACGTCCAGCACGATGTTCCTGCAGAACGTTCTCAGTCATCAGTAAAAGGAGAAGATGCTGACCAACTAGATCATACTTTAGAAACTTTTCCTCCTCCAGCTAGTGAAGAATATGGTACTGTTAAGTCAAGCCCTTCACAAGATACTACTGAAGAAACTTCTCCAGCATCAGGGAATGGAGATCAATGTGCTGATAAGCAAAGCGTTCCTCAAGAAACGGCTGCAGAAACGTCTCCAGCATCGACCGGTGAAGCCACAGCTGCTCCACAGGAGGAGAGGGAGGAGGAGGTGGCAGGTGCCGTCTGTATGATGCCATCTCTCGCCCAAAGAGAACGAGGGAACGCCAAGAAGGAGAGCAAACTGGCCAAGCGCTCCGGATACATCATCTTCACCTTCCTCATATTTTGGATCCCGCTGATTGCGACAGTGGTTTTAAATCACTTCTTTCACCAAAACGACAATCTAACA GTGGAGGTTTTTCGGGAGCTGGAGGTTTTAACAGTGTCTTTGGTCTGCATGACATCCCTCACCAACCCAATCATCTACGCTGCGGTCAACCCTCAGTTCCGCACAGAGTTTCACAATCTGAAGACAAAATGGAAAGCGTTCTTTACATATTCATAG